The following coding sequences are from one Patescibacteria group bacterium window:
- a CDS encoding S1 RNA-binding domain-containing protein, whose translation MADEKNQNTEESVNFKKLLEEHLIKIPQVGDSIKGEVLSASKSEVKLDINGVLTGVVRGPELYEEDDDYANLKAGDTVEATVIDDENEFGQLEMSFRFAGQEKAWAGLRQAYVDKSIIKIKIIDANKGGLLAQYRQIPGFLPVSQLAPENYPRINGGDKGKILDKLKSFAGKEFEVKIITLDEKEEKTIFSEKEAWNEQQKDVIEKYKVGTLVEGEITAVTDFGVFISFGESLEGLIHISELAWQRIDDPSDLFKVNDKIKAEVINVDGSKIFLSAKKLLTDPWHEVAKKYKIGQIIKGTVLKVNPFGLFVKLDDAIHGLAHVTQLGLASGQKVSEVFKMDEEREFEIVSIEAKNHRMGLAIGSGKKVKEDTSASSAQEKKEKDTSASSTPEDGQAAQDKKEKKVKKTEDVKKKVSEVKEEKEEKPKKAKKEEAKVEKNEKKEKKEKVVKKEKKKEESKK comes from the coding sequence ATGGCAGACGAAAAAAATCAAAATACCGAAGAATCGGTAAATTTCAAAAAACTATTAGAGGAGCATTTAATCAAAATTCCACAAGTTGGAGACAGCATTAAAGGCGAAGTTTTATCAGCCTCAAAATCAGAAGTGAAGTTGGATATCAACGGAGTTTTAACAGGTGTTGTACGTGGCCCTGAACTTTATGAGGAAGATGATGATTATGCAAACTTAAAAGCTGGGGATACGGTTGAGGCTACAGTTATCGATGATGAAAATGAGTTTGGTCAACTAGAAATGTCTTTCAGATTCGCTGGTCAAGAAAAAGCTTGGGCTGGTTTAAGACAAGCTTACGTTGACAAAAGTATTATTAAAATTAAAATTATTGATGCTAACAAGGGTGGTCTTCTAGCTCAGTACAGACAGATTCCTGGATTCCTTCCGGTTTCACAGTTGGCTCCAGAAAATTATCCAAGAATCAATGGTGGGGACAAAGGAAAGATTCTAGATAAGTTGAAATCATTTGCTGGGAAAGAGTTTGAAGTAAAAATTATTACTCTTGATGAAAAGGAAGAAAAAACTATTTTTTCTGAAAAAGAAGCTTGGAATGAACAGCAAAAAGATGTTATTGAAAAATATAAAGTTGGAACCTTGGTTGAAGGTGAGATTACCGCAGTTACAGACTTCGGTGTATTTATCAGCTTTGGTGAAAGTCTTGAGGGGCTTATTCATATTTCAGAATTAGCTTGGCAGAGAATTGATGATCCATCAGACCTGTTTAAAGTTAATGATAAAATAAAGGCTGAAGTTATTAATGTTGATGGCTCAAAGATATTCTTAAGTGCCAAAAAACTTCTAACAGATCCTTGGCATGAAGTAGCTAAAAAGTATAAAATCGGTCAAATTATAAAAGGAACCGTTTTGAAAGTAAACCCATTTGGTTTGTTTGTAAAACTCGATGATGCAATTCATGGATTAGCGCATGTTACTCAACTTGGACTAGCTTCTGGACAAAAAGTTTCTGAAGTTTTCAAGATGGATGAGGAAAGAGAATTTGAGATTGTTTCAATAGAGGCAAAAAATCATAGGATGGGATTAGCAATTGGTTCTGGAAAAAAGGTTAAGGAAGATACTTCAGCAAGCTCAGCACAGGAAAAGAAGGAAAAAGATACTTCGGCAAGCTCCACGCCAGAGGACGGGCAGGCAGCACAGGATAAAAAGGAAAAGAAAGTAAAGAAAACTGAAGATGTAAAGAAAAAGGTAAGTGAAGTTAAGGAAGAAAAGGAAGAAAAACCTAAAAAGGCTAAAAAAGAAGAAGCTAAAGTAGAAAAGAATGAGAAGAAAGAGAAGAAAGAAAAAGTTGTAAAAAAAGAGAAGAAAAAAGAAGAATCTAAAAAATAG
- a CDS encoding MBL fold metallo-hydrolase yields MHITWLKHSCFKFQDKTGSEGTTLITDPFDSKYVGLKMPTLEADILTISHEHEDHSNKAAIKGNPYIMDSAGEYDVKGVSILGVDSFHDEKKGAERGKNVIFRFEMDGIVVTHLGDLGHVLDNKQLQGLVGTDILLIPVGGRYTLDAKKAVEVISQIEPRIVIPMHYKVKGMSANFKDIDGVDKFIKEIGIKPTYEEKVRINKKDLPQDEMELIIMEKE; encoded by the coding sequence ATGCATATAACATGGCTAAAACACTCATGCTTTAAATTTCAAGATAAAACAGGGAGTGAGGGAACAACGCTTATTACAGATCCTTTTGATTCAAAATATGTTGGTCTGAAAATGCCAACCCTTGAAGCGGATATTCTAACTATTAGTCACGAACATGAAGATCATAGTAATAAAGCAGCAATAAAAGGAAATCCATATATTATGGATTCTGCTGGAGAGTATGACGTGAAGGGCGTTTCTATTTTAGGAGTAGACTCTTTTCATGACGAAAAAAAAGGAGCCGAAAGAGGTAAAAATGTTATTTTTAGGTTTGAGATGGATGGTATTGTGGTTACGCATTTAGGTGACTTGGGACATGTTCTTGATAACAAGCAGTTGCAAGGGCTTGTTGGTACTGACATTTTGTTAATCCCAGTTGGTGGACGATATACTTTGGACGCTAAAAAGGCAGTTGAAGTAATATCTCAAATTGAACCAAGAATTGTAATTCCAATGCACTATAAAGTAAAAGGAATGTCTGCTAATTTTAAAGATATTGACGGAGTAGATAAATTCATAAAAGAAATTGGAATAAAACCTACCTATGAAGAAAAGGTAAGAATAAATAAAAAAGATTTGCCACAAGATGAAATGGAATTGATTATAATGGAAAAAGAATAA
- a CDS encoding DNA translocase FtsK 4TM domain-containing protein, which translates to MAKKRKYKKRKKDFIDYFVLPSIPSFDLDPDVKRSIYILIMIILGALGVLGIFNAAGVVGVYISLGLELAFGWGKLLIPLIIIILGLVLFNDERFEVRKSNYFGLIIFILSIETVMQFIVDQGYWSTSVSDGIGGGYLGLFIAQYSFDFLGIYASWITFVCLFIISLILTFNTSLSGLFGRESFLAKLFFPISFVIEKIVNMSENRELKKIAREEEREEEEEEENFETEEEIKLDEVKEDEEEDDEPEGEDEEETTEPKFNSKIIGASPVTEGQAVKNALAEASWWQNTGASLEIPINALSSGKEKPRSGDIKNNTEIIRSTLENFHIPVEMGAVSIGPTVTQYTFKPSEGVKLAKITGLSNDLALALAAHPIRIEAPIPNKSLVGVEVPNETKAIVTLRELLKSKEYQERNSNLMVALGVDVSGKPWLYDITKMPHLLVAGATNSGKSVCLNTIIVSLLYQNTPDELRFIMVDPKRVELPAYDGIPYLLTPVITDVDKTVNALKWCLKEMDRRYETLQKKHKKNIQSYNEVSKNKMPYIVFVIDELADLMVIAAKEIEAAIIRLAQMARAVGIHLVLATQRPSVDVITGLIKANMPSRIAFSVASGTDSRTILDSLGAEKLLGRGDMLFSTAELSKPVRIQGAFVSDFDIKKIIKIIKKRGGETTYVESVTDNHKVRGIGGPGSDFNGGGDGDGGDARLEEAKEIVINDQKASASYLQRKLSIGYARAAKLLDFLEEMGVVGAANGAKPREIMISQEQYENMVVQGTSGTNLHNRAESVAPDNYLGDDETATILKPIDEEIEEEEEEEEEEEEEEEEEEENSTENSFEVADDSLTRESEDDLTEDENEDIDEEEDDDEEEMKDPAETSDEDIDESLPRDSEKKSGMPSDKLFSR; encoded by the coding sequence ATGGCCAAAAAAAGAAAATACAAAAAAAGAAAAAAAGACTTTATAGATTATTTTGTCCTACCTAGCATTCCAAGCTTTGATTTGGATCCTGACGTTAAAAGAAGTATTTATATTTTAATAATGATAATTCTGGGAGCTCTTGGCGTTCTTGGTATTTTTAATGCAGCCGGTGTAGTCGGAGTATATATCTCTCTTGGACTTGAGCTTGCTTTTGGTTGGGGAAAATTATTAATACCTTTAATTATAATTATCCTAGGCTTAGTTCTTTTTAATGATGAAAGATTTGAAGTTCGCAAATCTAACTATTTTGGTTTAATTATTTTTATATTATCTATTGAGACTGTAATGCAGTTTATCGTTGATCAGGGTTATTGGAGTACTAGTGTCTCTGATGGTATTGGTGGGGGATATTTGGGTCTTTTTATAGCACAATATTCATTTGATTTCTTAGGTATTTATGCTTCCTGGATAACATTTGTTTGTCTTTTTATTATCTCTTTGATTCTAACTTTTAATACTTCTCTTTCGGGACTTTTTGGGAGAGAAAGTTTCTTGGCTAAATTATTTTTCCCAATTTCTTTTGTTATTGAAAAGATAGTTAACATGAGTGAAAATAGAGAACTTAAGAAAATTGCAAGAGAAGAAGAGCGTGAAGAGGAAGAAGAAGAGGAAAATTTTGAGACTGAAGAAGAAATTAAGCTTGATGAGGTTAAAGAGGACGAAGAAGAAGACGATGAGCCTGAAGGAGAAGATGAGGAGGAAACAACCGAACCAAAATTTAATAGTAAAATTATTGGTGCCTCCCCTGTCACGGAAGGTCAGGCAGTAAAGAATGCTTTGGCTGAGGCTAGTTGGTGGCAAAACACGGGGGCGAGTCTTGAAATCCCAATAAATGCTTTGAGTAGTGGAAAAGAAAAACCAAGAAGTGGTGATATCAAAAACAATACAGAAATAATTCGCTCTACCTTGGAAAATTTTCATATTCCAGTTGAGATGGGGGCCGTCTCTATCGGGCCAACCGTAACTCAATATACTTTTAAACCTTCAGAGGGTGTTAAGCTTGCTAAAATAACTGGATTGAGCAATGATTTAGCCCTTGCCCTAGCAGCTCACCCAATTAGGATTGAAGCGCCAATTCCAAATAAATCACTGGTTGGAGTTGAGGTTCCAAATGAAACAAAAGCGATAGTTACTTTAAGAGAGCTTTTAAAGAGTAAAGAATATCAGGAAAGAAATAGTAATCTAATGGTAGCTCTTGGGGTTGATGTCTCTGGAAAACCTTGGCTTTATGATATTACTAAAATGCCTCATCTTCTTGTGGCTGGTGCAACTAATTCTGGTAAATCAGTTTGTCTAAATACCATTATTGTAAGTTTGTTATACCAAAATACTCCCGATGAATTACGTTTTATTATGGTAGATCCGAAGAGAGTTGAATTGCCAGCTTATGATGGCATTCCTTATCTTTTAACTCCAGTAATCACAGATGTTGATAAAACAGTGAATGCGCTTAAGTGGTGTTTGAAGGAAATGGATAGGCGATATGAAACACTTCAAAAGAAACACAAAAAAAATATTCAATCATACAATGAAGTTTCTAAAAATAAAATGCCATATATCGTTTTTGTTATTGATGAACTTGCGGATTTGATGGTGATAGCAGCAAAGGAAATTGAGGCGGCTATTATTCGTTTAGCTCAAATGGCGCGTGCTGTTGGTATTCATTTGGTTCTAGCCACCCAAAGACCAAGCGTTGATGTTATTACTGGGTTAATTAAAGCAAACATGCCTTCTCGTATTGCCTTTTCTGTAGCGTCAGGAACTGATTCGAGAACTATTCTTGATTCACTTGGTGCGGAGAAATTACTTGGTCGAGGAGATATGCTTTTCTCAACAGCCGAACTTTCAAAACCAGTTAGAATCCAAGGAGCATTCGTTAGTGACTTTGACATTAAAAAGATTATTAAAATAATTAAAAAACGTGGTGGAGAAACAACTTACGTTGAGAGTGTTACTGATAATCACAAAGTTCGTGGTATTGGTGGACCCGGTTCTGATTTTAATGGTGGTGGTGATGGTGACGGAGGGGACGCACGCCTAGAGGAAGCGAAAGAAATTGTAATCAACGACCAAAAAGCTTCAGCGTCATACTTACAAAGAAAATTAAGCATCGGCTATGCTAGAGCTGCTAAACTCCTAGATTTTCTTGAGGAGATGGGAGTGGTTGGTGCTGCCAATGGAGCTAAACCTAGAGAGATTATGATATCACAAGAACAATATGAAAACATGGTGGTTCAAGGAACTAGTGGTACCAATCTTCATAATAGGGCAGAATCTGTCGCACCTGATAATTATCTTGGGGATGATGAGACTGCTACAATTTTAAAACCAATTGATGAAGAGATTGAAGAAGAAGAGGAAGAAGAGGAAGAGGAAGAGGAGGAGGAAGAAGAGGAAGAGGAAAATTCCACCGAAAACTCCTTCGAAGTGGCTGATGATTCGCTCACACGCGAATCAGAAGATGACTTGACGGAAGATGAAAATGAAGATATAGATGAAGAGGAAGATGATGATGAAGAAGAGATGAAAGATCCCGCGGAAACTTCTGACGAAGATATAGATGAATCACTTCCACGTGACTCAGAAAAGAAAAGTGGGATGCCTTCAGATAAACTTTTTTCAAGATAA
- a CDS encoding FAD-dependent oxidoreductase: MKDLIIIGAGPAGLSASVYASRYGIKNTIIGQIPGGLTTETHEIGNWLGDIAISGADFAQKAAEHAMSFGTEIKNIQVKEIKKEDKNFIIKTSEGEEKARVIIVATGTKHRHLNIPGEKEFLGRGVSFCATCDGFFYRGKTVAVVGGNNSAAAAAVHLGNIAEKVYIVYRKENVRAERYWLDAIEKNPKIEIINNTNVLEIKGEFKVETLVFDNEYMGSNEFSVDGLFVEIGLDPNTEVVKNIGVELDERGYINVGLDGRTSIDGLWAAGDITNGSNNFAQIVTAASEGAIAAEDISTYLQK; encoded by the coding sequence ATGAAAGATTTAATAATTATTGGAGCTGGTCCGGCTGGGCTTTCGGCTTCTGTCTATGCTTCACGGTATGGAATAAAAAACACAATAATTGGTCAGATTCCTGGAGGATTGACTACTGAGACCCATGAAATTGGGAATTGGCTTGGGGATATTGCTATCTCGGGAGCTGATTTTGCTCAAAAAGCAGCGGAGCATGCTATGAGCTTTGGAACAGAAATAAAAAATATTCAGGTGAAGGAAATAAAAAAGGAAGATAAAAATTTTATTATAAAAACTAGTGAGGGAGAAGAAAAAGCTAGGGTAATAATAGTAGCAACTGGAACTAAGCATAGACATTTAAATATTCCTGGTGAAAAAGAGTTCCTAGGTAGGGGTGTTTCATTTTGTGCTACTTGTGATGGATTTTTCTATCGAGGAAAAACTGTTGCTGTTGTTGGAGGGAATAACTCAGCCGCTGCAGCCGCTGTACATCTTGGAAATATTGCTGAGAAAGTTTATATAGTTTATAGGAAAGAAAATGTTCGAGCTGAAAGGTATTGGTTAGATGCAATAGAAAAAAATCCAAAAATTGAAATTATTAATAATACAAATGTCCTTGAAATAAAAGGTGAATTCAAAGTAGAGACGCTTGTGTTTGATAATGAATATATGGGAAGTAATGAATTTTCTGTGGATGGTCTTTTTGTAGAAATTGGCCTTGACCCAAATACAGAAGTGGTTAAAAACATTGGAGTAGAACTTGATGAAAGAGGATATATAAACGTAGGGCTTGATGGGAGGACTTCAATCGACGGACTTTGGGCAGCGGGAGACATAACAAATGGTTCAAATAATTTTGCCCAAATTGTAACAGCCGCTTCTGAAGGCGCAATAGCTGCGGAAGATATTTCAACGTATTTGCAAAAATAA
- the gyrA gene encoding DNA gyrase subunit A translates to MKKKDKVNGSAKGGGLGNNKNKDEEESQDKNKGEAEEKEHLIVSEKTETSYGTIIPEVITDEMKKSYLDYAMSVIVSRALPDVRDGLKPVHRRILYAMWSLGLRANGKFRKSATVVGEVLGKYHPHGDSSVYEAMVRLAQDFSMRYPLVRGQGNFGSMDGDGAAAMRYTEAKLSAIAEEMLFDIDKDTVDFVPNYDGSQNEPQVMPAKLPQLLLNGTMGIAVGMSTNIPPHNLRELGDAINHLLDNPDANVDDLMEFVKGPDFPTAGIIYDKRDIKQAYATGRGGIVLRGRAEIVEPKPGFFQIIISELPYQTNKSVFVEKIADLVKNKKIEGIKDLRDESDKDGVRVVVDLKRDAYPKKIINSLYKQTQLQTTFHVNLLALIDGIQPKVLTLKMVLEEYIKHRTNVIRRRTEFELRKAKARAHILEGLMIALKNIDAVIKIIKASKDKEVAKTNLMKKFKLSEIQAIAILEMRLQSLANLEKLKIENELKEKMKLISDLESILASKIKVAKIIKDDINELIAKGDCVRRTQVIARGVKDFSVEDLVPNEETFVMMTGDGYIKRLSPDTFKVQSRGGKGVVGLTTKEEDSVEFMFNSMTHNDVLFFTTKGRVFQLKVHEIPQSTRTTKGSAIVNFLQLMPTEKVTSILPMDKVIEYKYLFFATEKGLVKKVKIEDFGNVRRSGLIAIKIKDEDALIWAKPTTGKDHIQLITAGGQSIRFKEADVRDMGRGASGVSGIRIKKDDKLVGMGVINQGDDKKGKIQVLSVMEKGYGKRTNLNLYKVQGRSGSGIKTAKVTEKTGKIVNSYVLDSETMKDSDLVIISEAGQVIRLPFKSVVQSGRDTQGVKLMRFKKEDDHVSSVTWV, encoded by the coding sequence ATGAAAAAGAAAGACAAGGTGAATGGCTCAGCCAAAGGTGGTGGACTGGGAAACAATAAAAATAAAGATGAAGAGGAAAGTCAAGATAAAAATAAAGGAGAAGCGGAGGAAAAGGAGCATTTGATAGTTAGTGAAAAAACAGAAACATCTTATGGAACAATCATTCCAGAAGTTATAACTGATGAGATGAAGAAGTCATATCTCGATTATGCGATGAGCGTTATTGTTTCTCGTGCACTTCCCGATGTTCGTGATGGACTCAAGCCTGTTCATAGAAGAATACTTTATGCTATGTGGAGTCTTGGACTCAGGGCCAATGGTAAATTTAGAAAATCGGCTACGGTTGTTGGTGAAGTTCTTGGTAAGTATCATCCTCATGGAGATTCTTCAGTTTATGAGGCCATGGTTCGTTTGGCACAAGATTTTTCTATGCGTTATCCTCTTGTTCGTGGTCAAGGTAATTTTGGATCCATGGATGGCGATGGTGCAGCTGCTATGCGTTATACCGAGGCCAAGCTTTCAGCCATAGCCGAAGAAATGCTTTTTGATATTGATAAAGATACGGTTGATTTCGTGCCAAACTATGATGGGTCTCAAAATGAACCGCAAGTAATGCCGGCTAAACTTCCTCAGCTTCTTTTAAATGGAACAATGGGTATTGCTGTTGGTATGTCTACAAATATTCCTCCTCACAACCTAAGAGAGCTAGGAGATGCTATTAATCATTTATTAGATAATCCAGACGCAAACGTCGACGATCTAATGGAATTTGTAAAGGGTCCTGATTTTCCAACAGCTGGAATTATTTATGATAAAAGAGATATTAAACAAGCTTACGCCACTGGACGTGGAGGTATTGTTTTGCGGGGTAGGGCCGAAATAGTTGAACCAAAACCTGGGTTTTTTCAAATTATTATTTCAGAACTTCCATATCAAACAAATAAATCTGTTTTTGTAGAAAAAATTGCCGATCTTGTTAAGAATAAAAAAATAGAAGGCATTAAGGATCTGCGTGATGAATCTGATAAAGACGGAGTTAGGGTTGTAGTGGATTTAAAAAGAGACGCCTATCCGAAAAAGATTATCAATAGTCTATACAAACAGACTCAGCTGCAAACAACTTTTCATGTAAACTTACTTGCCCTAATTGACGGTATCCAACCAAAGGTTTTGACTCTAAAGATGGTCTTGGAAGAGTATATTAAACATAGAACAAATGTCATAAGGAGAAGAACTGAATTTGAATTAAGAAAAGCAAAAGCAAGAGCTCATATTTTGGAAGGTTTAATGATTGCTCTCAAAAACATCGATGCTGTAATAAAAATTATTAAGGCTTCAAAAGACAAAGAGGTTGCAAAAACAAACCTAATGAAGAAGTTCAAGCTATCCGAAATTCAGGCTATAGCAATTCTAGAAATGCGCTTGCAAAGCCTTGCTAATCTAGAAAAATTGAAAATTGAAAATGAGCTAAAAGAAAAAATGAAATTAATCAGTGACCTAGAGTCAATTCTAGCCTCAAAGATTAAAGTAGCAAAAATTATTAAAGATGATATAAACGAACTCATTGCTAAAGGTGATTGTGTCAGAAGAACACAAGTGATAGCCCGTGGAGTTAAAGATTTTTCCGTTGAAGACCTTGTACCAAACGAAGAGACATTTGTTATGATGACTGGTGATGGTTATATAAAAAGGCTTTCACCCGATACATTCAAGGTTCAATCAAGAGGTGGTAAAGGAGTTGTTGGTTTAACAACAAAAGAAGAAGATAGTGTTGAATTTATGTTCAATAGCATGACTCATAATGATGTTTTGTTTTTTACAACTAAAGGTAGAGTTTTTCAATTGAAAGTTCATGAAATACCACAATCAACTAGAACTACAAAGGGCTCTGCTATTGTAAATTTTCTTCAACTAATGCCAACAGAAAAAGTAACTTCAATCCTTCCTATGGATAAAGTAATTGAGTATAAGTATTTGTTCTTTGCTACCGAAAAAGGGTTAGTTAAAAAAGTGAAGATTGAAGATTTTGGAAATGTTAGAAGGTCTGGTTTGATTGCTATTAAAATAAAAGATGAAGACGCCCTTATTTGGGCTAAACCAACAACTGGAAAAGATCATATTCAATTGATTACAGCCGGTGGTCAGTCTATCCGATTTAAAGAAGCAGATGTTCGCGATATGGGTCGAGGTGCTTCTGGTGTTTCTGGAATTAGAATTAAAAAAGACGACAAGTTAGTTGGAATGGGGGTAATTAATCAGGGAGATGACAAAAAAGGCAAAATACAAGTTTTATCGGTTATGGAAAAGGGCTATGGAAAGAGAACCAATCTAAATTTGTATAAGGTTCAAGGAAGAAGTGGCTCTGGTATAAAAACTGCAAAAGTGACCGAAAAAACAGGTAAAATTGTTAATTCATATGTTCTTGACTCAGAGACTATGAAAGATAGCGATTTAGTGATAATATCTGAAGCAGGACAGGTTATTCGGTTGCCATTCAAATCTGTCGTACAGTCAGGGAGAGATACTCAGGGAGTTAAATTGATGCGATTCAAAAAAGAAGATGACCACGTCTCCTCAGTAACTTGGGTATAG
- the ftsH gene encoding ATP-dependent zinc metalloprotease FtsH produces MKNLIKNFIILFTVFLVIAMVISYTGEIGEKPSVVGVERFVNQIEDEQVEEVMIRGNQIEIKLKDGSSEVVTKESGVSVFEMLNNLGVEKDKISKANIQIVDEEGKNMLKSVFFTVLIPFLIIGAFIFFMMRSAQGANSKAMMFGQSQAKEFNKDQKIKVSFKEVAGATEAKEELGEVVEFLKNPKKFLDLGARIPRGVLLLGSPGTGKTLMARAVAGEADVPFFHISGSEFVEMFVGVGASRVRDLFKKAKKNSPCIIFIDEIDAVGRKRGSGMGGSHDEREQTLNQILVEMDGFDQSTNVIVIAATNRPDVLDPALLRPGRFDRQVMIDVPDIKDREAILKVHARKKPLAKDTSLRRIAERTPGFSGADLANILNEAAILSARKNQKTITMDELFDAIEKVMLGPERKSRIISPKEKEITAYHEAGHAVVAHFLPNTDPVHKVSVVSRGRAGGYTIKLPTEDKHMHTKEEYLEEIAVLLGGIITEKEIFGDPTTGATSDLRRATSLARRLITDYGMSDSLGFRTFGEKEEMIFLGREIHEQRDYSEKTAEQIDKEITHFIDQASHTALGVIKDKKNVIKAIVDELLKNETIEKEKFEEIIKNIEEKA; encoded by the coding sequence ATGAAAAACTTGATAAAAAACTTCATAATTCTGTTTACAGTATTTTTGGTAATTGCGATGGTAATTAGCTACACAGGTGAAATTGGAGAGAAACCGAGCGTTGTTGGTGTCGAAAGATTTGTAAACCAAATTGAAGATGAACAAGTGGAAGAAGTCATGATTCGTGGTAACCAAATTGAAATAAAGCTAAAGGATGGCAGTAGTGAGGTGGTTACAAAAGAGTCCGGAGTCTCTGTTTTTGAAATGTTGAATAACCTTGGCGTTGAAAAGGATAAGATTTCAAAAGCAAATATTCAGATTGTCGACGAAGAAGGAAAGAATATGCTTAAATCAGTATTCTTTACCGTTCTTATTCCATTTTTAATAATTGGTGCTTTCATATTTTTTATGATGCGTTCTGCTCAGGGGGCCAATTCAAAGGCAATGATGTTTGGTCAATCTCAAGCTAAAGAATTCAATAAGGATCAAAAGATAAAAGTTTCGTTTAAGGAGGTTGCTGGAGCCACTGAAGCAAAAGAAGAACTTGGTGAGGTTGTAGAGTTTTTGAAAAATCCTAAAAAGTTTCTTGATCTTGGAGCACGAATTCCAAGAGGGGTTCTTCTCCTCGGGAGTCCTGGAACAGGAAAAACCTTAATGGCGAGAGCTGTTGCCGGAGAAGCTGATGTGCCATTTTTCCACATTTCTGGTTCTGAATTTGTAGAAATGTTTGTAGGCGTTGGAGCATCGAGAGTTCGTGATTTATTTAAAAAAGCAAAGAAAAATTCACCTTGTATAATATTTATTGATGAAATTGATGCAGTTGGTAGAAAAAGAGGATCAGGAATGGGTGGCTCTCATGATGAACGAGAACAAACCCTAAACCAAATTTTAGTTGAGATGGATGGATTTGATCAAAGTACAAATGTTATAGTTATCGCTGCTACAAACAGACCTGATGTTTTGGACCCAGCTTTACTTAGACCAGGAAGATTTGATAGACAAGTTATGATTGATGTTCCAGACATTAAAGACAGGGAAGCAATTTTGAAAGTACATGCTAGGAAAAAACCATTAGCCAAAGATACAAGCTTAAGAAGAATAGCCGAAAGAACCCCAGGGTTTAGTGGGGCTGATTTAGCAAATATTTTAAATGAAGCAGCAATTTTGTCTGCTCGTAAAAATCAAAAAACAATAACTATGGATGAGCTTTTCGATGCAATAGAAAAAGTAATGCTTGGTCCTGAAAGAAAAAGTAGAATTATTTCTCCAAAAGAAAAAGAGATTACTGCTTATCATGAGGCAGGGCATGCTGTTGTTGCTCACTTTTTACCAAACACCGACCCTGTTCATAAAGTTTCAGTTGTTTCACGTGGACGAGCAGGAGGCTATACCATAAAACTCCCAACGGAAGATAAGCATATGCACACAAAAGAAGAATATTTAGAAGAGATTGCGGTTTTGCTAGGTGGTATTATAACTGAAAAAGAAATTTTTGGAGATCCAACTACAGGTGCTACTTCAGACCTCAGAAGAGCAACTAGTCTCGCTCGAAGATTAATCACTGATTATGGTATGTCTGATTCACTTGGCTTTAGAACCTTTGGGGAAAAAGAAGAAATGATTTTCTTGGGCCGTGAAATACACGAGCAAAGAGATTATAGTGAAAAAACAGCAGAACAAATTGATAAAGAAATTACACATTTCATTGACCAGGCTAGTCATACCGCCCTTGGTGTTATCAAAGACAAAAAAAATGTTATCAAGGCTATAGTTGATGAGCTCCTAAAAAATGAAACCATTGAGAAGGAGAAGTTTGAAGAGATAATAAAAAACATTGAAGAAAAAGCTTAG